The following proteins are co-located in the Chaetodon auriga isolate fChaAug3 chromosome 23, fChaAug3.hap1, whole genome shotgun sequence genome:
- the zeb2b gene encoding zinc finger E-box-binding homeobox 2b isoform X1 → MKQEIMADGPRCKRRKQANPRRKNAALNYENVVETGSETEEEDKMPVSEEDPLINGTGSPASLTNPEASPRAESHGLLTKEEEDDEMRDSGVEHIWPDNDMLSASVDGTDEIKDDFDTLGPDATLQAVGNGTVKSVDCTSEFEDFFAKRKLDDADSHVVSIAEYLQRGDTAIIYPEAPEELSRLGTPEATGPEENDLPPGTPDAFAQLLTCPYCDRGYKRLTSLKEHIKYRHEKNEENFACPLCNYTFAYRTQLERHMATHKPARDQHQLLNQAAGNRKFKCTECGKAFKYKHHLKEHLRIHSGEKPYECPNCKKRFSHSGSYSSHISSKKCIGLIAVNGRMRSNMKTGSSPTSASSSPTNTAITQLRQKLENGKPLGLPDHNNHLNIKTEPLDFNDYKLMMASHGFGAPGPFMNGGMGGNSPLGVHHNSTAQSPLQHLGMAGLESQLLCYPGPLANNLSEVQKVLQIVDNTVCRQKMDCKPEELSKLKAYMKELGSQMEEQKQMTQGGPQVGLPLVNHNGATKSIIDYTLEKVNEAKACLQSLTTDSKRQISNIKREKSNHMLEGGVDDKAQENNMFTPYACQYCKETFPGPIPLHQHERYLCKMNEEIKAVLQPSENLMSNKPGIFMEKNTHLSSSMLSEKGLTGPLNPYRDHMSVLKAYFAMNMEPNSEELLKISIAVGLPQEFVKEWFEQRKMYQYGTTRTPPPLPEHRNNTDMVLGTNNHHTPPKDSLAARSPVSLIKPTDRITSPSIAELHNNVNNCDNSLRHLKNHQFSGSAKPTGEKLDHSRSNTPSPLNLSSTSSKNSHSSSYTPNSLTSEDLQAEPLDLSLPRLMKEPKHALTVKSRPKVNSITIDHNSVPSPREHFEEPLNLAYLKKEFSGSTNNGNLEKSTSPIFGINPFAAKPLYTSLPPQSAFPPATFMPPMQASIPGLRPYPGMDQMGFLPHMAYTYAAGAATFAEMQQRRKYQRKPGFQGDLLDGTPDYMSGLDDMTDPDSCLSRKKIKKTESGMYACDLCDKTFQKSSSLLRHKYEHTGKRPHQCQICKKAFKHKHHLIEHSRLHSGEKPYQCDKCGKRFSHSGSYSQHMNHRYSYCKREAEEREAAEREAREKGHMEPTELLMSRAYLQGMTPQGYPELAEREAILRHDAVNGGIREGRKEVDGTYAKIGRRDDEFEEEEEESKSMDTDPDTLRDEEENGEHSMDDSSLDGKTETKSDHEDAMEDGM, encoded by the exons CGCAGCTCTGAACTATGAGAATGTGGTGGAGACGGGCtcagagacggaggaggaggacaagatGCCGGTGTCCGAGGAAGACCCCCTGATCAACGGCACGGGCAGCCCGGCCAGCCTCACCAACCCGGAGGCCTCCCCGCGGGCCGAGAGCCACGGCCTGCTGaccaaggaggaggaggacgacgagaTGCGGGACAGCGGCGTGGAGCACATCTGGCCCGACAACGACATGCTGAGTGCTTCGGTCGACGGTACTG atgAAATAAAAGATGATTTCGACACCCTGGGGCCTGATGCCACTTTGCAGGCAGTTGGAAACGGTACAG tcaAGAGCGTCGATTGCACTTCAGAGTTCGAGGACTTCTTCGCCAAGCGGAAGCTGGACGATGCCGACAGTCACGTGGTGAGCATCGCCGAGTACCTGCAGAGGGGCGACACCGCCATCATCTACCCGGAAGCCCCAGAGGAACTGTCCCGCCTGGGCACGCCGGAGGCCACCGGTCCAGAGGAGAACG ACCTGCCACCTGGAACGCCAGATGCCTTCGCCCAACTGTTGACCTGCCCCTACTGCGACCGGGGCTACAAGCGTTTGACATCGCTGAAGGAGCACATCAAGTACCGCCATGAGAAGAACGAGGAGAACTTCGCCTGCCCCCTGTGCAACTACACGTTTGCTTACCGCACTCAGCTTGAGCGGCATATGGCCACACACAAGCCTGCGAGGGATCAG cACCAACTGCTCAACCAAGCGGCCGGCAACCGCAAGTTCAAATGCACCGAGTGTGGCAAGGCCTTCAAATACAAGCACCATCTGAAGGAACACCTCCGGATTCATAGCG GTGAAAAACCGTATGAGTGCCCCAACTGCAAGAAGCGCTTCTCCCACTCGGGTTCCTACAGTTCCCACATAAGCAGCAAAAAGTGCATTGGCCTGATTGCTGTCAACGGCAGGATGCGCAGCAACATGAAGACGGGCTCCTCCCCgacctctgcctcctcctcacccaccAACACTGCCATCACCCAGCTGCGGCAGAAGCTGGAGAACGGCAAGCCGCTCGGCCTCCCTGACCACAACAACCACCTGAACATCAAGACCGAGCCGCTTGACTTCAACGACTACAAGCTGATGATGGCGTCTCATGGGTTTGGTGCTCCTGGACCGTTCATGAATGGAGGCATGGGAGGGAACAGCCCACTTGGGGTCCACCACAACTCGACTGCCCAGAGCCCCTTGCAGCACCTTGGGATGGCTGGCCTCGAGTCGCAGCTCCTGTGCTACCCAGGGCCGCTGGCGAACAACCTGAGCGAGGTACAGAAGGTCCTCCAGATCGTGGACAACACTGTGTGCAGGCAGAAAATGGACTGCAAGCCGGAGGAGCTCTCCAAGCTCAAGGCCTACATGAAGGAGCTGGGGTCCCAGATGGaagaacagaaacagatgaCACAAGGGGGGCCTCAAGTTGGTCTTCCACTCGTCAATCACAATGGCGCCACCAAAAGCATCATCGACTACACATTAGAAAAAGTGAACGAAGCCAAAGCCTGCCTCCAGAGCTTGACAACAGACTCAAAGAGACAGATTAGCAATATCAAACGAGAGAAATCCAACCACATGCTTGAAGGAGGTGTGGATGACAAGGCGCAGGAAAATAACATGTTTACACCTTATGCTTGCCAATATTGCAAAGAAACCTTCCCCGGGCCAATACCTTTGCATCAGCATGAACGCTACCTGTGTAAGATGAACGAGGAGATAAAAGCTGTGCTGCAGCCCAGTGAGAATTTGATGTCCAACAAACCAGGGATATTCATGGAGAAGAACACCCACTTGTCCTCCTCCATGTTGTCTGAGAAGGGACTCACCGGGCCCCTTAACCCTTACAGGGACCACATGTCTGTGCTGAAGGCATATTTTGCCATGAACATGGAGCCCAACTCGGAGGAGCTGCTCAAGATTTCCATAGCGGTTGGCCTTCCTCAGGAATTTGTCAAGGAGTGGTTCGAGCAGCGAAAGATGTACCAGTACGGCACTACTAGAACCCCACCGCCGCTGCCAGAGCACAGGAACAACACGGACATGGTTCTCGGAACAAATAACCACCACACTCCACCAAAAGACTCATTGGCAGCTAGGTCACCTGTGTCTCTGATCAAACCTACTGACCGCATCACATCCCCCTCCATAGCAGAGCTTCATAACAACGTTAACAACTGTGACAACTCGCTGAGACATTTGAAAAACCACCAGTTCAGCGGCAGCGCCAAACCCACAGGTGAAAAGTTGGACCACTCCCGCAGCAACACTCCCTCCCCGCTAAATCTGTCCTCTACATCTTCCAAAAACTCTCACAGCAGCTCGTACACTCCAAACAGCTTGACTTCAGAAGACCTGCAGGCTGAGCCGCTGGACCTCTCTCTGCCGAGACTAATGAAGGAACCCAAGCATGCACTGACTGTCAAAAGCAGACCTAAAGTCAACAGCATTACCATCGACCATAACAGCGTCCCCTCTCCTCGAGAGCACTTCGAAGAGCCTTTGAACTTGGCCTATCTCAAGAAGGAATTCTCAGGCTCTACCAACAACGGAAACCTTGAAAAAAGCACTAGCCCCATCTTCGGCATTAACCCATTCGCTGCCAAACCCCTGTACACTTCACTTCCACCTCAGAGCGCTTTTCCACCTGCCACATTCATGCCCCCAATGCAGGCCAGCATACCAGGTCTTAGGCCCTATCCGGGCATGGATCAAATGGGCTTCCTACCACACATGGCCTACACTTATGCAGCAGGGGCAGCTACCTTTGCCgagatgcagcagaggagaaagtaCCAGCGGAAACCAGGTTTCCAG gGGGACCTGCTCGACGGTACACCAGATTACATGTCAGGGCTGGACGACATGACAGACCCCGACTCCTGTCTGTCGCGGAAGAAGATTAAGAAGACCGAAAGTGGTATGTACGCGTGTGACTTGTGCGACAAAACATTCCAGAAGAGCAGTTCCCTTCTAAGACACAAATATGAACACACAG GCAAGAGGCCACACCAGTGCCAGATCTGCAAGAAAgccttcaaacacaaacaccatctCATCGAGCACTCCAGACTGCACTCGGGGGAGAAGCCTTACCAGTGCGACAAGTGCGGGAAGAGGTTCTCCCACTCGGGCTCCTACTCGCAGCACATGAACCACCGCTACTCCTACTGCAAGCGGGAGGCTGAGGAGCGGGAGGCGGCTGAGAGGGAGGCCCGTGAGAAGGGCCACATGGAGCCCACGGAGCTGCTGATGAGCCGGGCTTACTTGCAGGGCATGACTCCTCAGGGTTACCCGGAGCTGGCGGAGCGTGAGGCCATCTTGAGGCACGACGCCGTGAACGGAGGGATCAGAGAGGGACGGAAGGAAGTGGACGGAACGTATGCGAAGATCGGACGGAGGGATGACgagtttgaggaggaggaggaagagagcaagAGCATGGACACGGACCCGGACACGTTgagggacgaggaggagaaCGGAGAGCACTCGATGGACGATAGCTCGCTGGACGGCAAAACGGAAACCAAATCGGATCACGAGGACGCGATGGAGGATGGCATGTAA
- the zeb2b gene encoding zinc finger E-box-binding homeobox 2b isoform X2 produces MKQEIMADGPRCKRRKQANPRRKNALNYENVVETGSETEEEDKMPVSEEDPLINGTGSPASLTNPEASPRAESHGLLTKEEEDDEMRDSGVEHIWPDNDMLSASVDGTDEIKDDFDTLGPDATLQAVGNGTVKSVDCTSEFEDFFAKRKLDDADSHVVSIAEYLQRGDTAIIYPEAPEELSRLGTPEATGPEENDLPPGTPDAFAQLLTCPYCDRGYKRLTSLKEHIKYRHEKNEENFACPLCNYTFAYRTQLERHMATHKPARDQHQLLNQAAGNRKFKCTECGKAFKYKHHLKEHLRIHSGEKPYECPNCKKRFSHSGSYSSHISSKKCIGLIAVNGRMRSNMKTGSSPTSASSSPTNTAITQLRQKLENGKPLGLPDHNNHLNIKTEPLDFNDYKLMMASHGFGAPGPFMNGGMGGNSPLGVHHNSTAQSPLQHLGMAGLESQLLCYPGPLANNLSEVQKVLQIVDNTVCRQKMDCKPEELSKLKAYMKELGSQMEEQKQMTQGGPQVGLPLVNHNGATKSIIDYTLEKVNEAKACLQSLTTDSKRQISNIKREKSNHMLEGGVDDKAQENNMFTPYACQYCKETFPGPIPLHQHERYLCKMNEEIKAVLQPSENLMSNKPGIFMEKNTHLSSSMLSEKGLTGPLNPYRDHMSVLKAYFAMNMEPNSEELLKISIAVGLPQEFVKEWFEQRKMYQYGTTRTPPPLPEHRNNTDMVLGTNNHHTPPKDSLAARSPVSLIKPTDRITSPSIAELHNNVNNCDNSLRHLKNHQFSGSAKPTGEKLDHSRSNTPSPLNLSSTSSKNSHSSSYTPNSLTSEDLQAEPLDLSLPRLMKEPKHALTVKSRPKVNSITIDHNSVPSPREHFEEPLNLAYLKKEFSGSTNNGNLEKSTSPIFGINPFAAKPLYTSLPPQSAFPPATFMPPMQASIPGLRPYPGMDQMGFLPHMAYTYAAGAATFAEMQQRRKYQRKPGFQGDLLDGTPDYMSGLDDMTDPDSCLSRKKIKKTESGMYACDLCDKTFQKSSSLLRHKYEHTGKRPHQCQICKKAFKHKHHLIEHSRLHSGEKPYQCDKCGKRFSHSGSYSQHMNHRYSYCKREAEEREAAEREAREKGHMEPTELLMSRAYLQGMTPQGYPELAEREAILRHDAVNGGIREGRKEVDGTYAKIGRRDDEFEEEEEESKSMDTDPDTLRDEEENGEHSMDDSSLDGKTETKSDHEDAMEDGM; encoded by the exons CTCTGAACTATGAGAATGTGGTGGAGACGGGCtcagagacggaggaggaggacaagatGCCGGTGTCCGAGGAAGACCCCCTGATCAACGGCACGGGCAGCCCGGCCAGCCTCACCAACCCGGAGGCCTCCCCGCGGGCCGAGAGCCACGGCCTGCTGaccaaggaggaggaggacgacgagaTGCGGGACAGCGGCGTGGAGCACATCTGGCCCGACAACGACATGCTGAGTGCTTCGGTCGACGGTACTG atgAAATAAAAGATGATTTCGACACCCTGGGGCCTGATGCCACTTTGCAGGCAGTTGGAAACGGTACAG tcaAGAGCGTCGATTGCACTTCAGAGTTCGAGGACTTCTTCGCCAAGCGGAAGCTGGACGATGCCGACAGTCACGTGGTGAGCATCGCCGAGTACCTGCAGAGGGGCGACACCGCCATCATCTACCCGGAAGCCCCAGAGGAACTGTCCCGCCTGGGCACGCCGGAGGCCACCGGTCCAGAGGAGAACG ACCTGCCACCTGGAACGCCAGATGCCTTCGCCCAACTGTTGACCTGCCCCTACTGCGACCGGGGCTACAAGCGTTTGACATCGCTGAAGGAGCACATCAAGTACCGCCATGAGAAGAACGAGGAGAACTTCGCCTGCCCCCTGTGCAACTACACGTTTGCTTACCGCACTCAGCTTGAGCGGCATATGGCCACACACAAGCCTGCGAGGGATCAG cACCAACTGCTCAACCAAGCGGCCGGCAACCGCAAGTTCAAATGCACCGAGTGTGGCAAGGCCTTCAAATACAAGCACCATCTGAAGGAACACCTCCGGATTCATAGCG GTGAAAAACCGTATGAGTGCCCCAACTGCAAGAAGCGCTTCTCCCACTCGGGTTCCTACAGTTCCCACATAAGCAGCAAAAAGTGCATTGGCCTGATTGCTGTCAACGGCAGGATGCGCAGCAACATGAAGACGGGCTCCTCCCCgacctctgcctcctcctcacccaccAACACTGCCATCACCCAGCTGCGGCAGAAGCTGGAGAACGGCAAGCCGCTCGGCCTCCCTGACCACAACAACCACCTGAACATCAAGACCGAGCCGCTTGACTTCAACGACTACAAGCTGATGATGGCGTCTCATGGGTTTGGTGCTCCTGGACCGTTCATGAATGGAGGCATGGGAGGGAACAGCCCACTTGGGGTCCACCACAACTCGACTGCCCAGAGCCCCTTGCAGCACCTTGGGATGGCTGGCCTCGAGTCGCAGCTCCTGTGCTACCCAGGGCCGCTGGCGAACAACCTGAGCGAGGTACAGAAGGTCCTCCAGATCGTGGACAACACTGTGTGCAGGCAGAAAATGGACTGCAAGCCGGAGGAGCTCTCCAAGCTCAAGGCCTACATGAAGGAGCTGGGGTCCCAGATGGaagaacagaaacagatgaCACAAGGGGGGCCTCAAGTTGGTCTTCCACTCGTCAATCACAATGGCGCCACCAAAAGCATCATCGACTACACATTAGAAAAAGTGAACGAAGCCAAAGCCTGCCTCCAGAGCTTGACAACAGACTCAAAGAGACAGATTAGCAATATCAAACGAGAGAAATCCAACCACATGCTTGAAGGAGGTGTGGATGACAAGGCGCAGGAAAATAACATGTTTACACCTTATGCTTGCCAATATTGCAAAGAAACCTTCCCCGGGCCAATACCTTTGCATCAGCATGAACGCTACCTGTGTAAGATGAACGAGGAGATAAAAGCTGTGCTGCAGCCCAGTGAGAATTTGATGTCCAACAAACCAGGGATATTCATGGAGAAGAACACCCACTTGTCCTCCTCCATGTTGTCTGAGAAGGGACTCACCGGGCCCCTTAACCCTTACAGGGACCACATGTCTGTGCTGAAGGCATATTTTGCCATGAACATGGAGCCCAACTCGGAGGAGCTGCTCAAGATTTCCATAGCGGTTGGCCTTCCTCAGGAATTTGTCAAGGAGTGGTTCGAGCAGCGAAAGATGTACCAGTACGGCACTACTAGAACCCCACCGCCGCTGCCAGAGCACAGGAACAACACGGACATGGTTCTCGGAACAAATAACCACCACACTCCACCAAAAGACTCATTGGCAGCTAGGTCACCTGTGTCTCTGATCAAACCTACTGACCGCATCACATCCCCCTCCATAGCAGAGCTTCATAACAACGTTAACAACTGTGACAACTCGCTGAGACATTTGAAAAACCACCAGTTCAGCGGCAGCGCCAAACCCACAGGTGAAAAGTTGGACCACTCCCGCAGCAACACTCCCTCCCCGCTAAATCTGTCCTCTACATCTTCCAAAAACTCTCACAGCAGCTCGTACACTCCAAACAGCTTGACTTCAGAAGACCTGCAGGCTGAGCCGCTGGACCTCTCTCTGCCGAGACTAATGAAGGAACCCAAGCATGCACTGACTGTCAAAAGCAGACCTAAAGTCAACAGCATTACCATCGACCATAACAGCGTCCCCTCTCCTCGAGAGCACTTCGAAGAGCCTTTGAACTTGGCCTATCTCAAGAAGGAATTCTCAGGCTCTACCAACAACGGAAACCTTGAAAAAAGCACTAGCCCCATCTTCGGCATTAACCCATTCGCTGCCAAACCCCTGTACACTTCACTTCCACCTCAGAGCGCTTTTCCACCTGCCACATTCATGCCCCCAATGCAGGCCAGCATACCAGGTCTTAGGCCCTATCCGGGCATGGATCAAATGGGCTTCCTACCACACATGGCCTACACTTATGCAGCAGGGGCAGCTACCTTTGCCgagatgcagcagaggagaaagtaCCAGCGGAAACCAGGTTTCCAG gGGGACCTGCTCGACGGTACACCAGATTACATGTCAGGGCTGGACGACATGACAGACCCCGACTCCTGTCTGTCGCGGAAGAAGATTAAGAAGACCGAAAGTGGTATGTACGCGTGTGACTTGTGCGACAAAACATTCCAGAAGAGCAGTTCCCTTCTAAGACACAAATATGAACACACAG GCAAGAGGCCACACCAGTGCCAGATCTGCAAGAAAgccttcaaacacaaacaccatctCATCGAGCACTCCAGACTGCACTCGGGGGAGAAGCCTTACCAGTGCGACAAGTGCGGGAAGAGGTTCTCCCACTCGGGCTCCTACTCGCAGCACATGAACCACCGCTACTCCTACTGCAAGCGGGAGGCTGAGGAGCGGGAGGCGGCTGAGAGGGAGGCCCGTGAGAAGGGCCACATGGAGCCCACGGAGCTGCTGATGAGCCGGGCTTACTTGCAGGGCATGACTCCTCAGGGTTACCCGGAGCTGGCGGAGCGTGAGGCCATCTTGAGGCACGACGCCGTGAACGGAGGGATCAGAGAGGGACGGAAGGAAGTGGACGGAACGTATGCGAAGATCGGACGGAGGGATGACgagtttgaggaggaggaggaagagagcaagAGCATGGACACGGACCCGGACACGTTgagggacgaggaggagaaCGGAGAGCACTCGATGGACGATAGCTCGCTGGACGGCAAAACGGAAACCAAATCGGATCACGAGGACGCGATGGAGGATGGCATGTAA
- the zeb2b gene encoding zinc finger E-box-binding homeobox 2b isoform X3, whose product MKQEIMADGPRCKRRKQANPRRKNAALNYENVVETGSETEEEDKMPVSEEDPLINGTGSPASLTNPEASPRAESHGLLTKEEEDDEMRDSGVEHIWPDNDMLSASVDGTDEIKDDFDTLGPDATLQAVGNGTVKSVDCTSEFEDFFAKRKLDDADSHVVSIAEYLQRGDTAIIYPEAPEELSRLGTPEATGPEENDLPPGTPDAFAQLLTCPYCDRGYKRLTSLKEHIKYRHEKNEENFACPLCNYTFAYRTQLERHMATHKPARDQHQLLNQAAGNRKFKCTECGKAFKYKHHLKEHLRIHSGEKPYECPNCKKRFSHSGSYSSHISSKKCIGLIAVNGRMRSNMKTGSSPTSASSSPTNTAITQLRQKLENGKPLGLPDHNNHLNIKTEPLDFNDYKLMMASHGFGAPGPFMNGGMGGNSPLGVHHNSTAQSPLQHLGMAGLESQLLCYPGPLANNLSEVQKVLQIVDNTVCRQKMDCKPEELSKLKAYMKELGSQMEEQKQMTQGGPQVGLPLVNHNGATKSIIDYTLEKVNEAKACLQSLTTDSKRQISNIKREKSNHMLEGGVDDKAQENNMFTPYACQYCKETFPGPIPLHQHERYLCKMNEEIKAVLQPSENLMSNKPGIFMEKNTHLSSSMLSEKGLTGPLNPYRDHMSVLKAYFAMNMEPNSEELLKISIAVGLPQEFVKEWFEQRKMYQYGTTRTPPPLPEHRNNTDMVLGTNNHHTPPKDSLAARSPVSLIKPTDRITSPSIAELHNNVNNCDNSLRHLKNHQFSGSAKPTGEKLDHSRSNTPSPLNLSSTSSKNSHSSSYTPNSLTSEDLQAEPLDLSLPRLMKEPKHALTVKSRPKVNSITIDHNSVPSPREHFEEPLNLAYLKKEFSGSTNNGNLEKSTSPIFGINPFAAKPLYTSLPPQSAFPPATFMPPMQASIPGLRPYPGMDQMGFLPHMAYTYAAGAATFAEMQQRRKYQRKPGFQGDLLDGTPDYMSGLDDMTDPDSCLSRKKIKKTESGKRPHQCQICKKAFKHKHHLIEHSRLHSGEKPYQCDKCGKRFSHSGSYSQHMNHRYSYCKREAEEREAAEREAREKGHMEPTELLMSRAYLQGMTPQGYPELAEREAILRHDAVNGGIREGRKEVDGTYAKIGRRDDEFEEEEEESKSMDTDPDTLRDEEENGEHSMDDSSLDGKTETKSDHEDAMEDGM is encoded by the exons CGCAGCTCTGAACTATGAGAATGTGGTGGAGACGGGCtcagagacggaggaggaggacaagatGCCGGTGTCCGAGGAAGACCCCCTGATCAACGGCACGGGCAGCCCGGCCAGCCTCACCAACCCGGAGGCCTCCCCGCGGGCCGAGAGCCACGGCCTGCTGaccaaggaggaggaggacgacgagaTGCGGGACAGCGGCGTGGAGCACATCTGGCCCGACAACGACATGCTGAGTGCTTCGGTCGACGGTACTG atgAAATAAAAGATGATTTCGACACCCTGGGGCCTGATGCCACTTTGCAGGCAGTTGGAAACGGTACAG tcaAGAGCGTCGATTGCACTTCAGAGTTCGAGGACTTCTTCGCCAAGCGGAAGCTGGACGATGCCGACAGTCACGTGGTGAGCATCGCCGAGTACCTGCAGAGGGGCGACACCGCCATCATCTACCCGGAAGCCCCAGAGGAACTGTCCCGCCTGGGCACGCCGGAGGCCACCGGTCCAGAGGAGAACG ACCTGCCACCTGGAACGCCAGATGCCTTCGCCCAACTGTTGACCTGCCCCTACTGCGACCGGGGCTACAAGCGTTTGACATCGCTGAAGGAGCACATCAAGTACCGCCATGAGAAGAACGAGGAGAACTTCGCCTGCCCCCTGTGCAACTACACGTTTGCTTACCGCACTCAGCTTGAGCGGCATATGGCCACACACAAGCCTGCGAGGGATCAG cACCAACTGCTCAACCAAGCGGCCGGCAACCGCAAGTTCAAATGCACCGAGTGTGGCAAGGCCTTCAAATACAAGCACCATCTGAAGGAACACCTCCGGATTCATAGCG GTGAAAAACCGTATGAGTGCCCCAACTGCAAGAAGCGCTTCTCCCACTCGGGTTCCTACAGTTCCCACATAAGCAGCAAAAAGTGCATTGGCCTGATTGCTGTCAACGGCAGGATGCGCAGCAACATGAAGACGGGCTCCTCCCCgacctctgcctcctcctcacccaccAACACTGCCATCACCCAGCTGCGGCAGAAGCTGGAGAACGGCAAGCCGCTCGGCCTCCCTGACCACAACAACCACCTGAACATCAAGACCGAGCCGCTTGACTTCAACGACTACAAGCTGATGATGGCGTCTCATGGGTTTGGTGCTCCTGGACCGTTCATGAATGGAGGCATGGGAGGGAACAGCCCACTTGGGGTCCACCACAACTCGACTGCCCAGAGCCCCTTGCAGCACCTTGGGATGGCTGGCCTCGAGTCGCAGCTCCTGTGCTACCCAGGGCCGCTGGCGAACAACCTGAGCGAGGTACAGAAGGTCCTCCAGATCGTGGACAACACTGTGTGCAGGCAGAAAATGGACTGCAAGCCGGAGGAGCTCTCCAAGCTCAAGGCCTACATGAAGGAGCTGGGGTCCCAGATGGaagaacagaaacagatgaCACAAGGGGGGCCTCAAGTTGGTCTTCCACTCGTCAATCACAATGGCGCCACCAAAAGCATCATCGACTACACATTAGAAAAAGTGAACGAAGCCAAAGCCTGCCTCCAGAGCTTGACAACAGACTCAAAGAGACAGATTAGCAATATCAAACGAGAGAAATCCAACCACATGCTTGAAGGAGGTGTGGATGACAAGGCGCAGGAAAATAACATGTTTACACCTTATGCTTGCCAATATTGCAAAGAAACCTTCCCCGGGCCAATACCTTTGCATCAGCATGAACGCTACCTGTGTAAGATGAACGAGGAGATAAAAGCTGTGCTGCAGCCCAGTGAGAATTTGATGTCCAACAAACCAGGGATATTCATGGAGAAGAACACCCACTTGTCCTCCTCCATGTTGTCTGAGAAGGGACTCACCGGGCCCCTTAACCCTTACAGGGACCACATGTCTGTGCTGAAGGCATATTTTGCCATGAACATGGAGCCCAACTCGGAGGAGCTGCTCAAGATTTCCATAGCGGTTGGCCTTCCTCAGGAATTTGTCAAGGAGTGGTTCGAGCAGCGAAAGATGTACCAGTACGGCACTACTAGAACCCCACCGCCGCTGCCAGAGCACAGGAACAACACGGACATGGTTCTCGGAACAAATAACCACCACACTCCACCAAAAGACTCATTGGCAGCTAGGTCACCTGTGTCTCTGATCAAACCTACTGACCGCATCACATCCCCCTCCATAGCAGAGCTTCATAACAACGTTAACAACTGTGACAACTCGCTGAGACATTTGAAAAACCACCAGTTCAGCGGCAGCGCCAAACCCACAGGTGAAAAGTTGGACCACTCCCGCAGCAACACTCCCTCCCCGCTAAATCTGTCCTCTACATCTTCCAAAAACTCTCACAGCAGCTCGTACACTCCAAACAGCTTGACTTCAGAAGACCTGCAGGCTGAGCCGCTGGACCTCTCTCTGCCGAGACTAATGAAGGAACCCAAGCATGCACTGACTGTCAAAAGCAGACCTAAAGTCAACAGCATTACCATCGACCATAACAGCGTCCCCTCTCCTCGAGAGCACTTCGAAGAGCCTTTGAACTTGGCCTATCTCAAGAAGGAATTCTCAGGCTCTACCAACAACGGAAACCTTGAAAAAAGCACTAGCCCCATCTTCGGCATTAACCCATTCGCTGCCAAACCCCTGTACACTTCACTTCCACCTCAGAGCGCTTTTCCACCTGCCACATTCATGCCCCCAATGCAGGCCAGCATACCAGGTCTTAGGCCCTATCCGGGCATGGATCAAATGGGCTTCCTACCACACATGGCCTACACTTATGCAGCAGGGGCAGCTACCTTTGCCgagatgcagcagaggagaaagtaCCAGCGGAAACCAGGTTTCCAG gGGGACCTGCTCGACGGTACACCAGATTACATGTCAGGGCTGGACGACATGACAGACCCCGACTCCTGTCTGTCGCGGAAGAAGATTAAGAAGACCGAAAGTG GCAAGAGGCCACACCAGTGCCAGATCTGCAAGAAAgccttcaaacacaaacaccatctCATCGAGCACTCCAGACTGCACTCGGGGGAGAAGCCTTACCAGTGCGACAAGTGCGGGAAGAGGTTCTCCCACTCGGGCTCCTACTCGCAGCACATGAACCACCGCTACTCCTACTGCAAGCGGGAGGCTGAGGAGCGGGAGGCGGCTGAGAGGGAGGCCCGTGAGAAGGGCCACATGGAGCCCACGGAGCTGCTGATGAGCCGGGCTTACTTGCAGGGCATGACTCCTCAGGGTTACCCGGAGCTGGCGGAGCGTGAGGCCATCTTGAGGCACGACGCCGTGAACGGAGGGATCAGAGAGGGACGGAAGGAAGTGGACGGAACGTATGCGAAGATCGGACGGAGGGATGACgagtttgaggaggaggaggaagagagcaagAGCATGGACACGGACCCGGACACGTTgagggacgaggaggagaaCGGAGAGCACTCGATGGACGATAGCTCGCTGGACGGCAAAACGGAAACCAAATCGGATCACGAGGACGCGATGGAGGATGGCATGTAA